Within Bacillota bacterium, the genomic segment TATCTTAGGTGAGCCAATATAGGTTGCAAATACTTCTTTTCCATAAATCTAATGTCGAATCTCCTTTGTAAACCTCTTACTGTTAACTGACATGCCGTTTTAAAAGCTTGTTAACTCGTTAAAAACTTTTATAGCAAAGCTATCCGTCATTCCAGAAATATAATCAATAATAGCAAGGTAATAATCTTTTTCATTTTGAATATTGTATATAATTTCATTATTAAAATTTAGTGAATTTCTTTTTCTCAGGTCTAAATTAGAATACTTGATCAACCATTCTGAAAACGTTCTTGATAAAATAGGATAAAATTTTTCACAATTTATAACCCTTTTCAACGTGTCTTTTCCATCATAATAAGTGGAAAGCGTTTCAAAAATTGAATCAATAATTAGCTTTGCGTATTTTCTGAAACATTCCAATCTTTTATGAAAGTAAATATTATCAAAATTAAACTTTTTAATAGAATTAATATATGGTAAATATGTTTCAGAAAACCTAAGACCATTTTCAGGAGAGCTTGATTTACATAAATCTATTATAAATCCATGCATTAAAACAGTATTATTAATTTCACGAATATCAGTAATACCTGTTATTCCGGAAACAATTTTCTTAAATTCTTTTAATTGTGAATGTGTAAGAAATCCTAAAGCTATTGCATCCTCTATGTCTCGACCTATATACGAAATTTTATCTGCAATTTTTGTTACACATCCTTCCCAAGTAAAAGGAGCATATTCTCCTACTCTTTCAATTTGATAAAGATCTATATTTTCATCACGAGGAAAAATTGCATTCTCGTCAACTTCACCGCAATGAGAAATAATCCCATCTCTTACAGCATAAGTTAGATTAAGGTTTTGCTCTTTTCCATTTTCATCTGGTAAAGTTTCAATCTTATCAACAAAGTGAAGACTATTATGTTCATGCCAAAATGTATTATTTATCTTGTTTTGTGCAATCCTTTTTAAAATTTCTTCACCTTGATGTCTATCATCTGTTTAAAATTAAACCATTTTGGGATATCAACATTTTGCTCTTGAATAGCTTTCTTAGCTTCTTTTTCATTATATATTTGTTGTAATTTATTGTTTATAGATTCGATTAAAATACTTTTAACTTCAGTATTTAAATAATTGTCGTCCACATCGTTATAGTAGTTTCTAATAAAATTTCCTTTATTATCATAATAAGGATTTTTCTTAATATAATCTTCTTTTTCGAATGGAAAAACATCCTTTAACATATCAAAAGTCATTATATACTCATAATTTTCATAGATTATTTCTTTCAACTCCTTATGGTCATCATTTGAACAATTAAGGCATAAATTTCTAATATGCTCTAACAAGTTTATAACCTCTCTAGGTATTTCATTTTTATTCTCGGATTCATGTTTATTCTTAGCAAGTTCTATTGCTCTTCTTAGAATTGGTGCTTGTGCGTTCGGACTTGGTTTAAAAAGATAATCAAAATCCTCATAGTTCATAAACCAATATGGTACTCTCAATCCCTCGCGATTTATTGTAAAAGTATTCACTCTATTGTTTATCTCTTTATCCTGGAATTTAAAAGCTTTTTTATACTCACCATTTGTATCAAAAATAATAAAATGTGCGTTTTTAACACATTTTTCTTCTTCATCCTTTGATGATTTAAGTTTATATGTAAAAATAGACTGTAATATGGTTGAAACTGTGCAAGACTTGCCACATCCGGTGTTCCCCAGTACAGCAGCATGTTTGCAAAACAGTTTGTCAGGATTGATTTTCACTTCAAAGTCGTTAAATATGGGTGAAGTCCCTATTGGTAAGTAATAATCGTTTTTAAAATCAATCTCTTTGTCGTCCGTATTATCTTTATAGTCAAATATGACTTTCAATTCTTCCTCCATGACATACCATACAGGGTTATCTAATACAGGGAAATTATACACTCCCTGAATATACTCTTGTTTCTTGCCTGTAATTGTTCCTGTCAAAGTTGCTATAATATATCGCTTGGACTTAGGCAATGAAACCATTCCTGTAGAAGCTTCTATTTCCGTTTCATCATTTATTCTTACTCTTGTGATAATTGCAACGATTTTGTCTTCTGCGACAGGTATTATCACATAAGAGTTGATTTTTGCTATCTGATATAAATCATAATATCCGCTTTTATATAATCCTTTCAAATCACTATTTAATTCAATTACAATTCTAAAGCTATCAACGCTGATAATTCTTCCTATTTCTCTATCATTCATCTCCAAATCACCTAATCATCTTTTATTATATCAGGATGGATTTTATTAAGTGTATCTGCTATTTTCTCTTCAATACTCAATTCATGGAAATTCGGCATTATCTCATCTGCAAATGTTTTAAAGTCTCCCAAATATTCCCCTTCGAGAATAAGTATCCTCGGGTCATTAAGCTTCTTTAATTTATTTATCTTTTCATTGCCACACAAATTAATTATAACAAGTGTAAAGCTTGGTATAGATAATGCTTGGTATATAATATCATTAATATGCTCGTCAAAAAAGCTATACCCGATACAGAATAAAACAGACTGCGGCTGAGTTATCGAGGATGCAAATTGTCTAAACAATTCAGAATAGGGGAAATCAAGCGTATAACCTTTTTTATATGATGTTGGATATATCATCATGTCTCCAATGTCTGATTCCGTTAAATCTTTATCATTACATTTTTCTTCTACATATTTTTTATACTTTTCTCTTATATACTCAATAGGGAATTCTCTCAAACCATAAATATTGTCAGCACTTATGTTTTCTCTAACCCATGTCAATGAACCATGTAATTTAAAGTATTTTATTACCTTTTCAACCCTATTGACTTTTCCTTCTGTTAAATTTGCGGGATAATACATATCGAAATCGAAAATTTCCGGTCTAAAATATCTCTTATTAAAACCATTAAAACCGTTGATATAATGAACCCCCAATTCTTCAAACGCATCTTCAAATACCAAATCATAATTAGTTGTAAAAATATTAGCTCTTCTTAAATTAAGGGGCCTACCCAACAAGGACTTAATCAGTTTCTTATGGTAAGCAAGTTCATTACTCTCATATTTCAAATCGCATAATTTAAACAGTTCCAGCTTTATGAAATTTATTAATTTATCAAGGATTTCGTAATCTAAAGCTATGCCAGAATCGGAAACCATAATTTTAGAATTAGAAATCTCTGATACATATTTCAACCCCAATAAATAATTTGTAAATTCTTCTAAAGGTACAGCAATATTACCCCACTTCTCTCCTGAATCATCTTCCTCACAATGTTTCCATCTATATAAGCCTTCCATATTTTTTGTTACTTTCCATTTTCCACTGGGCTCAAATTCCTTTTCATCATATCCAACCTGATACTGCTGAACTAAGAATTTAAATGTGTTATACAGTTCTGCATCATTTTCTTTAATCTTATTCTCTATTTGTATTGGAATATCTCTTATAGATACAGCACCGAGTATCATTGAACTACCAGTACCAAATAAAAAACTTACATTATTTAATTCTAGATAGTTTTTTAAAGTTAATCTTATTTTATCTCTTGTTTTTTCAAATTTTTTCTTGATATCATCACTTAATTTACATTGACCCTGACAACTTTCTATTTTCTCGCAAAATTCCTTCAACCTATTATTATTGCCAACAAAATAAGCACTTTTACAGAACTTCCGAATATTATTATCACTGCTTGTTTGATCTTGGCATTGTTCTTGTTTAATTAATTCAGCTTGTTCCATAATAAGCTCTGCCCCCTATAATGAAACATTATGCTTAATACAAGTTAAATTCACTTATTCTTAAGCATACAATCAGGAATTGATGTATTTCTAATTTCATATTCTTTATCACATTTCCAAAATCCTGCAAAATATGTAATAAAAATATCGCAAATTTCTACATTTTATGACAATTAATTCTTATTTAACCACATTATAAGGATCATTTTTCTTGTTTTCATTTTTAAGAGATATCATATTTCAAATGGCACTATACCTTTTTGGTTATGTCCATTCATATAAACATTCCGTGATAATTTCACAAAATCTTTTGTACTCATGTTGAATTTGGTTACCTGTCATCACCTTACTAAAAACAGATTCAGATAACATATTAAGAAAAAGTCTATATTTCCATCTATAACATATGTTATCATATTTGTAAAAACATTTGTTCTTTTGAAAGCCTAAAAATATCCGCAGGAGCAAATTATACCTGCAGATATTTATCATCTATTAGGCAAAAATCTATTCTTACCTGTTATTCAAACACCTTTAAGATTCCTGTATTTCTCGACTTTTTTCGGGTACACGGTCGGTACCAGGTACCAAATTCAAATGTTTCCCCATGAATAACTGAGTAAAAATTCTCTTGTTTTTTGAAGCCGCTGTAGTGCTGATCTATTTACATCAATGATATCCTTGAAGCTTCTGGACTGAGCATATACCCCATTTTTTTCCAGGAATTCTATTCTTCTTTCAGCTGTTTGCAATAGCATTTCATTTGCTAAAATTGTTTCTTTAAAGGATTTTCTTGTACACATAATAACCTGTTTTCTTAAAGACTCTAAATAATGCTTAAAAGCTAAAGTTTCATTGAATGCTGTAGAAGATGGCATTATTCCAGAAAAAATCAAGTCTATATAACTATTATAATAGTTTTCACCAGGTTTCATTTCATCAAGAACCTTATTGCTATATGCAACATCTAAAAAAGAGATTTTGTATTCTGATAATGATTCCGGATAATAATACCAAACACTTTTACGTTTGATTTTACCTTCTAAGTCATCAAATTTATTTGAAAATGTTCTAACATTTAAAAAAGTCCCTGAAGCTATAGCATCAACTTTTGCAGCTGACAAACAAAGCATTTGCTGATTGGCATATCCAACTACAACCTCTTTCTCTTGCAATTTTAACCCTGCACATAATTGAACTAAATTAGATAACCATAACGGATTATCTACAAGATATTTATCATTTGTTGGTTGTGCAATAATGTAATAACCATCTACATCATATTGCTCCGTCAAATCGATTAACTCTTCAATTATATCTTCAACCTGGCAAAGTAAATCTACTGGCAATGCTATTGTTAACAAGATTTTCTTCCCTTTTATAACCTTTCTTGCTACATTAGTTAGTTTAAATGTATCTATTTGCCATCTTTTGAACCATTCTCCATCAAATTTTCGCATAATTGCTGGAATAATAAATTTATTTGTACCAATAATATCGTTATATGTATTTATACTTCTTATTAAACTAGTTTCATAGTCTTCGTCTGATATTAAATTAGACGACATTGAATTATTCCAATAATTATATTGAGATAATATTTTATGGTTACTTCTAGGAAAGTAACATTGAGGATCAAACAAGCATGAAACATTCGCCCTTGCGAACTCCTTACTCCAGCTTACAAGTTGCTTAGGAGTGATGTCTCTCGGACTTAAAATTACATTGGTATTATCCCATTCTTTCGCAAAATCCAGTACTAAACCTTTCATTCTCCAACCATATTGTAAATATAACTCCATTTAACTCCCTCCTATTTCAAGAGTAGGTAGAACTGCCTTAAACCATTCTAACGCCTTTATTGCATTTGGTGGTCTTCTTGTAATATGCTTTTGCATTAAGGTTTGGATAAAGCTAATTAATTGCTTATTCTTGTCCCCATCTATAATATAATCTTTTGGAATTACTGTTTTTGTTTTATACCATATTTCATTTAAATCCATCTCATCTCCGATTAAAAATGGATGTTCTCCTGTTAAAGCTTCAAATGAAACTACTCCAATAGAAAATAAATCAGATCTTATATCAATATCTTTTTTACTATACTGAAATAACTCAGGAGCTCCATAACCTGGAGTATGAGGTCCTATTTTAGCTTTTGATAAAGTTAATGAAGATTTGTCTAGCTGTCTTGCAATGCCAAAATCTATTAAATAATATTGCTCATCATTGCCACAAATTATATTATTCGGCTTAATATCTCTATGTACTGTTTTTATTTTTTCAAGGACGACTGTAATATTAAGTAAAGTCTCTAACAACTTTATTCCCTCAATGATGCTAAGTTTCCCATCCTTTAATTTCTCCTGTAGTGTTTGACCTTCAATATACTGCTCAATAATACAAATATATTTATCTCCAGATGAACTATTAAACTCTTGCACCCTGTAAATTTTAGGAACATTTGGAATATGATTTTGCGTTACAATTTCAATTTCTCGTAATACTCTCTCATCACCAAATTTTACAACTTTCACAATCTCTAAACCACTATCCTTATTATTTACTAAAAAAACTTTTTTCTGACCACTATCCGGATATTCTTTAACTATTATGCAATCCTCTAACAATTCTACCAACTCTGACTTCGATATCACAGCAAACAACCCCTTATCTCATCATAAGTACTCTTCCAATCCACTCATTAAAGTATATTGAACTAAAGCTAACAGGTATTGATACTTTTTTAGGTTTTATTAGTACTTCAAATCCTTTATTATGGTTGAGGGAATAAAACCCTATCCCAAACTTTTCATATCTGTCAATTTTTAGTTCAAAAACATTTTGACCCAAATTAGACAAAACATAGCTTTCAGAAGCAAAACTCTTATTCACCAGTGCTTGTTGAAACACATTGTCCAATTTATTAATTTTCGCTTCAACGGCCTCTATTTTTTTTACACCAAATATATCCTTATTTCGGATACACCAATTACATTTACTTCTCTTTATCAGTTTTGCATCATATAATTTTTCAATCGATAGCATAGTATCCTTCCAGCTAATACCAAGCTGTGAGACGATTTCATTTGCATTAATTTGTTCTTTAATATATATATAATATAATACCTTAAATTCAATAGCAGATAAATTATTGCGTTCTATATTCCAATTTTCAAAACAATCAGGATTATATTCAACAAATACTATATCAGGATAAGAATTATTAATTTTGGGTTCAATAAATATTGCAAGTTTATTAGTAGTAGATGATTTAAACTCATTTTTTCTAAATTGTATAAACTCTCTTACTAAATTAAACTCACATCCTTGGGTAATTTTTCTGGTTTTTATTCCCAAATCTCTATACTCATCATATATTTCAATTATGTCATTCATGTAAATCACTCCATTACTATTTTAATATATAGTATGCAATAAAACAAAAATTTTAGTAAAATTCTACCAAATCCATAATCCTCCATTTTTCTTTTTATGAAAGAATTAACTAAAGAAAAATCTTGAAGTGAGTAGTTTATAGTCATTTTTTACACCTCCAAAATCTGTTCCATTTTTTCATTAGTTTTCATTACTTATTTGACACTACCAAATTTATAATGTATTCCCACTCATTAATAGTGGACTATAGTTTGTTCAATTAATTAAATCCAGCAGTATTTGTGAATATAATCCGTGCAATTTACTTTTCAATTATTTCGCATATTAAACTGTCTGGTGTACATTGGATTTTACTTGAATTTCTTTTGTTTATTAGCACAAATTTCAATGGTTGTATAACTTTGCGATGACAGGCACCACAACTGGTTCAGACAGTGCCATGTATGCTAATCCTCATTCTTTATTTGTTCCAAACATTCAGAACATATATTCTTTTCTTTAAACCTCATAACATTATTTACATTTTCACAGAAGATGCAGCCTGGATTATATTTCCTTAGTATAATAGTTGAACCTTCGGTAAAAATCTCTAAAGGAGTCTTATTATTGATATTTAATACTTTCCTTAATTCCATAGGAATAACTACTCTCCCTAATTCATCTACTTCTCTTATAATACCTGTTTCTTTCATATAACATTATCCCTTTATGTAAAATAATATAATTAATAGTTACATTTTACATTATAATTGCATATATTGTAAATGTTTGTAACAAATATTTAATATAAAAAGAGGCTGATGAATATGGCTATTTCCCTTTTATCTTTTCAATATATCATCTCAGAAGCGCTTAATATACATATTCAAAGTTTATCCGTATGCTGCGTGGTTGGCCTTCCAATGAGAAATACGCAAAAAATTTTATGCTCTAACTAAAGCATGAACTAGCTTTACAGCTAAAACTCCATTCATACTAAATCAATTTTTCTTCTGTCATTGCCAAAAAGGTACTATATTTCCATCCCTAACATATCTTATCGTTTTTGTAAAAACATTTGTTCTTTTGAAAGCTTAAAAATATCCGCAGGAGCAAATTATACCTGCAGATATTTATCATTCGTTAGGTGTATCTTTATAATTTTTAACCCAATTATTAAAACACTTTCAAGCTTCTTGTATTTTTCGACATTTTTCGGGTGGTGCCAGGTACACTAACCCGGACCCTTTTACAGGAGCGCAAACAGTTAC encodes:
- a CDS encoding SIR2 family protein encodes the protein MEQAELIKQEQCQDQTSSDNNIRKFCKSAYFVGNNNRLKEFCEKIESCQGQCKLSDDIKKKFEKTRDKIRLTLKNYLELNNVSFLFGTGSSMILGAVSIRDIPIQIENKIKENDAELYNTFKFLVQQYQVGYDEKEFEPSGKWKVTKNMEGLYRWKHCEEDDSGEKWGNIAVPLEEFTNYLLGLKYVSEISNSKIMVSDSGIALDYEILDKLINFIKLELFKLCDLKYESNELAYHKKLIKSLLGRPLNLRRANIFTTNYDLVFEDAFEELGVHYINGFNGFNKRYFRPEIFDFDMYYPANLTEGKVNRVEKVIKYFKLHGSLTWVRENISADNIYGLREFPIEYIREKYKKYVEEKCNDKDLTESDIGDMMIYPTSYKKGYTLDFPYSELFRQFASSITQPQSVLFCIGYSFFDEHINDIIYQALSIPSFTLVIINLCGNEKINKLKKLNDPRILILEGEYLGDFKTFADEIMPNFHELSIEEKIADTLNKIHPDIIKDD
- a CDS encoding DUF87 domain-containing protein is translated as MNDREIGRIISVDSFRIVIELNSDLKGLYKSGYYDLYQIAKINSYVIIPVAEDKIVAIITRVRINDETEIEASTGMVSLPKSKRYIIATLTGTITGKKQEYIQGVYNFPVLDNPVWYVMEEELKVIFDYKDNTDDKEIDFKNDYYLPIGTSPIFNDFEVKINPDKLFCKHAAVLGNTGCGKSCTVSTILQSIFTYKLKSSKDEEEKCVKNAHFIIFDTNGEYKKAFKFQDKEINNRVNTFTINREGLRVPYWFMNYEDFDYLFKPSPNAQAPILRRAIELAKNKHESENKNEIPREVINLLEHIRNLCLNCSNDDHKELKEIIYENYEYIMTFDMLKDVFPFEKEDYIKKNPYYDNKGNFIRNYYNDVDDNYLNTEVKSILIESINNKLQQIYNEKEAKKAIQEQNVDIPKWFNFKQMIDIKVKKF
- a CDS encoding serine/threonine protein kinase, coding for MISKSELVELLEDCIIVKEYPDSGQKKVFLVNNKDSGLEIVKVVKFGDERVLREIEIVTQNHIPNVPKIYRVQEFNSSSGDKYICIIEQYIEGQTLQEKLKDGKLSIIEGIKLLETLLNITVVLEKIKTVHRDIKPNNIICGNDEQYYLIDFGIARQLDKSSLTLSKAKIGPHTPGYGAPELFQYSKKDIDIRSDLFSIGVVSFEALTGEHPFLIGDEMDLNEIWYKTKTVIPKDYIIDGDKNKQLISFIQTLMQKHITRRPPNAIKALEWFKAVLPTLEIGGS
- a CDS encoding winged helix-turn-helix transcriptional regulator codes for the protein MNDIIEIYDEYRDLGIKTRKITQGCEFNLVREFIQFRKNEFKSSTTNKLAIFIEPKINNSYPDIVFVEYNPDCFENWNIERNNLSAIEFKVLYYIYIKEQINANEIVSQLGISWKDTMLSIEKLYDAKLIKRSKCNWCIRNKDIFGVKKIEAVEAKINKLDNVFQQALVNKSFASESYVLSNLGQNVFELKIDRYEKFGIGFYSLNHNKGFEVLIKPKKVSIPVSFSSIYFNEWIGRVLMMR
- a CDS encoding AbrB/MazE/SpoVT family DNA-binding domain-containing protein yields the protein MKETGIIREVDELGRVVIPMELRKVLNINNKTPLEIFTEGSTIILRKYNPGCIFCENVNNVMRFKEKNICSECLEQIKNED